The following is a genomic window from Babesia bovis T2Bo chromosome 4 map unlocalized Chr4_1, whole genome shotgun sequence.
TAACTCAGATTTAGTGGAGACACTAGCGAATCTACAACAAAGTAAGAATGCAGAAATTACACCTATAAGAAACAAGAAGATAGAGAAGAGCACAACTAAAGCCAAAAGCGTTCAAGCGAACTTCTTACATCTTATGAATAAAGAAAATACACCAACCGAAATAAAACGCATCACATCAGACGCAGAGTTACGAACAAACTGCTTTTTCATTAAGGAGACACTATGTCAGAATAGTAAAGTTTACCCACACTATATACAAGAACTATACAAAGATGCTACCCAATTGATAAATATCTATGATGGACCTTTATTAAGAAGTAGAAAGAGGGATTTAGATGCAGGTAACAATAAAGCACACTTTTTCCTAGATTTGCCAACCGACTATATTATACAACTTGCAGTAGATTATGCTTACATAGCAGTAAGTTCTATAAACATAAAGTCAACATTCATAGATGAAATCATACACATATGAAGCTAAAAAACAGATAGAGAGTATGCTAAGAAAAAGAGAATGCTTCCTGGTAAACGAAGTAAACGACCTGCTGATCGATGTAACCAACCTTAACGCAAATTTGGAATTGTTGTAAGTACAATATAATTGATACTATATTATACAGGATACGGCAATTTATTGTTATTATCATGAATGGGTTCTTCAACCTAGCAAGGATTGTCCACCGTAATCTAGGAAGTAAGTTAAGTATGCACATATAATACCATAATATAGAAATTGTGGAGTCAATTAACAATAAGTCAATAGATGATATGTGGACGAAAATAGGAACATGGGAAAAATACATGAAGCAATTCACAGATGATTGTAAAGTTAGGCTAATGGAAATGTACCAGAGCACACGATACACCGCACTTAAACAGGCTTCAGAACAGTACTACAAAACACTTTTAAGCTCACAAAGAATGGATAGAGCAAACACGGAACGTGATCTACACCCACGGTGGAGAAGACAACTAGTTGAAGTATTAACTGTAGAAAATAACTGTGCTAACCATTGCAAATATGGCACTACAGGAACTAGAGATTGGTTCCGGCTAAAGGAACAGGTGTACCAAAGCTTCTGAAAACAACTGGTTTAGTTCGTGTTGGAATATAAATCTATCCCAACAAAGTAGATCAGATACAATGTGGcaatatatcaatgaaatTGATTAGACATTGATTCCAAAACCTGGGCGCCCTTAATTTATAGTAgacaaagttataccatGAGGGTATATAGCATTCGAAAGTAGTAACAGTGATGGATGATCCACCTCTGGATGTGACCACATTAGCAGACAGCAGTAACTAAGTAGACAGCATACAGTATCACAAAGATGTAACTCAAGCAGATATAATGCGCAATATAGACTATACAGTAGTATTACATGCAAAACGTTTATTCGCATTCTGTAAATAGCTCATAAAGAACTGATATAGAATCTGACTGCAGCATACAGGACTTCGTTAAATAGTCTTCCACCTCACGCAGCAAGCGCTCCAAATCACCACGATTCGATACAAAGGTGAGAACGCGGTCGCCATCACGCAGTAACACGTAAAGTAAAACGTGAGATAAAACACGGAAATGGTGGCTCTCCAATTCAGGAGTGTTCTTACCAATGCGAAATGTAGAAACCAAGCATTGCAAAGGCTCAGATAAAGTAGGCAATAAAACCTCGGGGACGTAAACAAGAAGAGCTTTATACCAAGCACGGCTCTTGTCCTACAGATAAATACATAAAGATTAACAAATCACTCACGTCAAAACTGCAGCCAGTAACATTACCAACATTCAAATACTCTCGAGTCTTATAAGTTATGCAAGTGCTCAGGGTATACCACAATATAGAAAATAAATTCAAACACTTTAATAAGGACACACGAGGTTTGGAGATCTCAGACAAGTCATACAAATCACTGTTATCAAGATAACCATCTTTCACTGCATTCTTAGTAACATCAGAGTCACTAACAGCACTCGCTACAGAAGAGGGATCTACTGATATATCGTCTGACGGAGCAGATAACTCCACAATTCGACGTGGTGAAATACACTCAACAGATTCAAGGGGTTCCGCAAATCGTACATGACGAACGTCAGATATAGACTTGTAATTAAACATCACACATTTGTCGTTGAGCATCTCGGGATCATGACCACGATAAACCGGTGTAGGCACCGTAACCCTATTGACTTTGCTCGGCTCAACCAACCTTTCGCAGGAAGCTAACTTAAGCATGCCACTAACCAGCGTTTGCAGAGATTTAGTACTGGAATTGCGAACGGCGCGAGGCGTTATTACACCTGTCTCCATTGGAGAATTTGATGCAGCAGCAGTTACATCCTCATTCTTATCTATACATACTGAACTGCAAAATGAATCGTACACATCGCGACGAAACACACGCTGCGAAGACAAATCAATCTTAAAAGTGGAACTCCCAGATCCACCCTTACTTCCACGGATTAAACGACTGTTGCAATACACATAACCACATAAACCACACTCCTTCCTAAGCGATTGGATCTCATCCAATGTAGCCACATCTACATACGTCTTtatatgatgatgaagaacacGGCAAGGCGCGCAACACGACTCCGGGCCGCCACAATGGAAtctactaccactactacaTTCTGACGTTACTAACTCCAAAAAACGATGAAATAACTGTGAATTAGATGGATTTTCAGATGGCGGTCGCAACACCGTATTCTCCAGTAATTCAGAAATACTGTCAGTTGATAACTGATTTGCCAACACATATGACAAGCGATCCGACGGTCCAAGACCGTTGGAACTTGACATAGCAAATCTGATGTTAGTGATCTATTTTAACGAATTAAAGTTAGTGCGTCTACAGGTCTGGGGGACCAGGCTCGCGTGGCTTGGGCCCACCAGCAGGTTTCGCCATAATCAACTGATCTACGGACAGTATAGTGGACACTGCCTCATAAGCCAACTTGATAGAAAACATCTTCACAATGTAATGGTCATAAACACGCTCTAATTTTGCATCCGATAAGCGACTCTCAAGGTCAGAACTGACACAAGCAAAACGATCACCCGAATCATGAGCTGCATACAGCTCAGTAATCACCACAGTAGCATCATGACCCGCATTACTCGCCAAAACCTTAGGAATCACCTCAAAAGATTCCGCAAATTTACGCGCAGCATGCTGCTCAAGACCAGACAGGGTCTGTGAAAATTTAGCTAATTGACGAGCCATCTCGATTTCAAATGCGCCACCGCCAGGAAGGTACCTAGGATCACGAATAGCAGCACTGATAGAACATAAAGCGTCGTCGATAGCACGCTCAATCTCATCTAACATACCCTGAGTAGCACCCTTTAAAATAATAGTAGACAGACGGTGGTCCACAGCCTGGAATATAAGCGTCTTGTGGGATGAGATATCAACCATCTCCACAGACTCAACAATACCCAAGTCATCCTCGCTGGGAGACTCAAACTTTACAACGGCAGTGGCACCCAAAGAACGACAAAGACGACGTAACTCAAATTTAGACGTTATCTTAACAACCATAATGCCCATAGCATTGCAATAGTGCAGTGCCAAATCCGATACAGCACCATTTGCAATCACACAGCCCACTCCACGGTCCTTTATGGAACGTATCACACGCTCCATCTCAGCCTCCTCACCCTTGGTAAAATTCAACAATTCCTCGGCAGAATGTAACATAACCGTGCTCTTGGCCTCTGTGCCGGCGAATTCAAGACCGCCGGCAATAACCAAAACCTTAGTACGACCTACTTTCTTAACCATGCCACTAACCTCACGTACTATAGCCATGCCATTCATCACACTTGACTGGTCTAAACTGCCACCAGTTATCTTTAAAACACGTACATTGTCAACATCAAACTGCTTAGCATCAGGTGGAATTATCGACGCACAAGCCTTGGCAACAAGAGAAGTAATGAACTCAGGACGTGAAATGTGTTTGCCAGCAATGCAAGTGCCAACAACATCCTTAAGCTGAGACTCATCACGAATGTTACTCACCTCCCACACAACCTCGTTGTCAAATAGCTCAAGCAAACGCTTGTAACCAAGCTCATAACCGAGACGAATGTCAGAAATGTGGAGACCTTCCTCAATCAATAAAGCAGCATTGCTCAACATCTCACCAGCCAAGGCAATCAACGTGTTAGTACCGTCACCAAACTCATTCTGCATAGTCTGCACAGCCATAGCCAACACTTTAGCAGCAGGATGTTGAACGTCAACACCACTAAGGATAGTCTCACAGTCAGAAGTGACAAAACGCTTCTCAATGTGGTTCACAATCAACTTCTTCATACCATTGGGACCTAAAGAggttttcaacatatcCGCAATGGCAGCGCAAGCCTCAATGTTACGTACGATGGCATTGTCACTAGGGCCGAGCATACGACCGCCGCTGCGCATCAGCGCCTGCGGGCCGAAACGTTGAGCGAACATAGTTAAAACACCCAAAAAATCGAATATTTAACTATATTACCAAGGACGACAGGAAATAGAATGATTAACTGATGGGCGCGCATAGGCGTACGTAGCTGCCGTGCCCCTTTTGTTGTGCAGTCTAGGAACCATATACCCAAGGCATATACCCTATCTTATCAACGAGACAGATATCATAGCGCTTACACATCCCAAGATGACACTTTGTCAACACACATTGCACTTATAATCAGTATTCCACGAGAATAGACAACCGCTACCATGTACTGGAAGGCTGCTGCAAGAAGTCAATGTGTCATTTCCACACATCACATTACACATAACACACGCTTTATACAGAGTTCAGTGCATAATACTTAGCTATTTTCTTGAACAAAAATAAACATAGCGTCTCGACGCAACTATGACTATGCCCTGTAATCTGTTGCCGCTGGCATGTCTAGACGACTGCTTCTATTATGGTTACAGCCTAAAGGGACATCGTAAAGGTGATATCACATACATAACTGATATAGCGCTATAATTCTAGAGAAATGATATAGTTACATCGCAACGGCCAAAAACCGCGTCTAGGACCATGGTCAAACCCAGGTTTTCAATTAGCCTAAAGGGTATTGAAACAGCATTTAGTAGCAATGAGGCAAGAGCTGATATCAATGCTTTCGGGCATAAACAACTGAGAATAGTTACTAATGCCGCCAATATCCTACTGAGGACCGACCCACTAGAAAGGGATTCCGTGGACCCCGGGAGTTTTGATAAGTTCATTAGACATTCCATGAGGATATTGGTATCTACCCAACAGATTACTAGAAACGGGTATAGAGCTAATACGGAAGACAGGAACTTGCATCTGGAAAGTACCAATGGATCCAACTCTAAGTATGGACTACAGAACTCCAGCCACATAGAACCTCAATACGGGCGCTACAcaataaacaacatatgGAACAATGCTACCATTCAGTTTGTATCTGCCCTGTCAGTGCACAAACCACTGCTACTCCAAGGGAAAGATATAAGAAACCTAGTGTCACAGATAAGACCAGCAACAGTCACTGCCAGTGACAtggtggcacttttggGTGCAATCCACAAGGCAGGTGCTTCACACCAAGATGAATTCGCATCAGTAGCGGAAACATGCTACAAGAATATCGCAAGTAAATCGCAAATTATTAAACATATGTCCACCAGAGAACGGTCACTTGTGCTTTGGAGGAGAGTGGCGACAACATACATGAGTGGTAACATAGATTACACCCAATTGAAGCAAATAAGAACGTTTATCTACTATTGCTACAAAGGCCTGGAAGATGAGGCGTTATTTGTAAACGGTAGTAATGAGGGCCAAGCAAGTATACACCCCCCTCCCGAATCATCACGTGACCAATCTGGACTAAAGGGTCATAATCGAGAAGCAATATCGCATAGTATACCAACGCTGGAAGCTGGTACAAGACACTTGAATCAACAGAAAACAATAACGGAATGTACAAATTCCATCGGTCCAATTAACAATAACACCAAATCGTACACAAGGTTATGCCAAACAATGGATAACATATACCAAGCATCGATCATCATGGCACAATGTTGCACAGGTGCCTTTGGAAGCCCACTGATAACTGCCTTGGGATATTCCACAATACTACGATTAAATCAAATGGTAGAACTTGCAGAAAGGATTAGACCGCCAAGAGACGATCGCCACTTATCCAGCGATACACATACCAAAGTGGCGCTGGCAATACGCGATGCTGGATTCACAGAGTTCCACTGCATACATGAACACCAAGTAGGCCAAAGCACATACTACCTAGATATAGTAATGAAAAAACATTAAAAGGGAGTGATTCTACATACTAAAAGTCGTATATCGCAATCACATAACCGTAGGACTACAGTCCTTGGCATGGTGACCCGGGCGATTACACTTGTAACATAAATCATGAGAAGTGACAACCATCACCGAGGGATCACGTCTAGCAATGTCCCTAGGATATACTAATACCAACTATGTATAACCTACTTAAATGCCCTGTTTTCATGATAGTCACTAGCACGCTTACGCCGAAATGAATCAAAGGCATCCTCACCAGCGACTTTATCAGCTCCCGTAAATCCAAGTGAGGAACCCCCTCCGGAAAAGTGAAATATGGAATAGTCAAACCCACTGTAACCAGAAGCTAGATCGCAAGATGCGCTACAAGGCAGGTCAATAAAGAACCTTTGACTACTAACCTTAATTGCTGACGCCTGAATTCATCTTCTGAAACTATATTCAGCGGCATAGACCGATACTTATTAGCATTAGTTGCCTTGCGCCTGGAATAGTCGAATCCAGAGTCACCAGGAGGTATACAGGACTCATAGGAATCCAACAAGTCCTCAAGCTCGTCGTAAAAATCCAACACACGCAAGTTTATAAGCTCAGTCACGCTGCTGGGAACCTTGTGTTCAGGCAACATAGTACCAGCAGGTAATGGCTTATAGGGCTCAAAATCACTTGATGTGGATTTTAAACGGAGAAAAAAAGATGCCATTACACCCACATTGCACGTTTCTAGAGGACTTGGGTCCACAACTTTAAGTGGAGCCGATGGTCTAGTGTCCATGAACCTGGAAGGCACAGGTGGTGGCGGTGGAGGAGGCGGATGATATACAGCAGCATATCCAAAACGTGAATCTACAGTCCTTCCAGTGTTATATCCCGCAGAGAGCGCATCTTTCGTGTGTGTAGCGCCCTAGGATTGAATGTATACAAGCAATGTTAATGATTGGCCTTGCAGCTTAAAAGACTAACCAGTGAAACTGCAGCAGACATCGGTGGAGGAGGAGGTGGCGGCTGCTGTTGACACCCAAATCCTAAGTGAGTACTAGCATGTGGAAGCACTTGATTCCCAGCATTATGCGATGCCTCAGGTAATGAAGTTGCTGACGACCATGTCGTAGGTACCGAAGCAGGGGTATCGAAACGACTCCTGTAAATAAAAGTAAGGTCACGATTTAAGCAATATAGCTGACTTCCGCTTAGTAGACCGACGAGAATCCACAGCAGATCCAGATGTAACCGTATCGAATCGGTTGGAATCCATTTGTAACGTTGATCAAATGTAGATGCGATAGAAAAGTGCCAATATAATCGGCAAAATACACTGCTGCAATCAATGTGTTGTCCAAATAAAGTAACCAACGTTATTTCAACCAAAAGGGCAATCACGCCAATGGCGCACCGATCAAGTCCTTAGATACTAAATTAACCAAAAATTGACTATAAAAATTACACATAAAGTAGTGATTATGTGATTCACTAACTGGAACAAGAAATCCAGACACCAATACTACCCTCCAATGCCAAACACCTCCCAAGCGGAAGGACACACTGTAACACACAATCAACATTAAACGACAGCGTCACCCAAAAATATACCCAAGTGTAATTTAAGAGTGTATAATAGATATCAACGCGGATTAGAACAAATCATGTGAGTTATACATCAAGTAAGCACAGATGGTTGTCGCATAAATAGTGATCGCATGGGTCGAAAGTAGAGCAAATCCTGGCTCCAATGTCGGCTTTAGAACGTAGAGGGAGCAGTAGCTCCGGTGAGTGTGTAGTAGAACGCATTTATTCCGCCAATGATGCGAACGAACAGCCACAACCACCTAAGCGCCAGTATACACCAGTGGCTACAGTAAGGCGCGCTGTAGACGAACAGAATATAAATCAACGAATCAAACATAGCGATGAACGGAAACAGTGGACCGCCATCAAGGCATTGATGAAAAAAATCAATTCACTCTCCGATTCACTGGGCGATGCCGGTTGGGGTCCTCCATACGAAATACCTACGAAACCCACTCGTAAAGGACCAACTATGGGACTGCATTTTGGACATGCAAAACGTCTAGAGAACTGCTGGTTAATCATGCAAACACCAGACTCAATGGAGAGGTATTCTTTCTACGGTAAACTCATGCAGCATACCAGCTGCGCACCGTATGCCATTACGAACGTTACATATGGCCATGTAGTAGGTATAGGAAGATGTGTACTTTGCGGTACGCAGTGTGGTAAGGTAGTCATCTACAAGATGGAGGACTTTGAACGCGTGCTCGTGCTGGACACCTTAGACTACTACTCGGAGGAACAACAGCCGCGCCCCGAAGTACCCGAGAGTGATAATGATGAAGATTCTGTGCGTGCTCCGACTATGTTTGAAATTAACTCTATAAAGCTGGTGAAGACATTTGATGAATATGCACGCACGCTCATCATTGGTAACCAACTGGGTCATATACTAATCGTAGACCTCCCATCGATGAAATTGAAGAATGTGATTTACTATCTGGGTGATGATGGTGCGCACGGCGTCAAGACTCTCCCTAGCAATACGGATTACGATATAGAAGTAGTGAGTGAAGATGAATACGGTGATCCAAAGCAACAGCTAATGTTCAAGCTACCAGTAAAACGTGATCAGCACGTTACTTATATATCAGCCATGAGAGTGCAACCCGTAATAAATGATGTATGGGTAGGATATGGCGACGGTACATTTGCAGTGTTCGAAATAGCATCCGGAAGGTGCAAGAAATACGTATCTGCAGATATCATGGAGCGTGGAGGAGCATCGTCTGGTGTCGAAATAGATCCCAGATGGCAACGTGTGACTAGCATACACTTCTCAAGTATGCTGGAAATCGCACTTATTGTGTACGGCAACGTACGAGTAGATGTATGGGACTGTCGCAGCTATGAAATGCTGAAGTCAGTACCAGTAGGCGTACTGACATGCGACTCAAGCCTCATATCCTCAATGAGATTATTCGACGGATTTGAAAAAACGTGCCTCCTATTCGTTGGATCCATGGAAGGATCACTAATCATCCGGAAAATTGAACGTAATTCAAGCAATGAAATAACAATGTCACTAGTGCTTAACCTGCTATACGATATTAAATACGGACCTTCAAATGACCGCAAAAAAGATGGGAATGACCTGGAGTATGCCGACTTCAGAGGAGCACCGATCACATGCATCTACCCACTGCTCTCCCATAACGCAGTTATAGTAGGCAACGCCTGCGGAGCTATGGTAGCAGCGTGGAACATACGCCGCGCAATCAAAGAAGCATAGAAACAAACATGTCTAACAATGTTAATATACGATAGTGCCCAAACGTGGGATGTAATGTAAAATAAAGTTAGCTGCCGCTGACTTGTGACATATGGCatatatgcgatattgCAGAACGACACATGGGACAAAACTGATGTTCGCTAACCATGTAAGAAGCACATTCGTGGCATAAGCACATGTGCCTGCAAGGCATCACTACAGTGTCCTTCATGTTGGTCAGACACACGACACAACGACGCTGACGTCCAATGTCTTCATCGCTGTCTCCAGGAGCACTGGAGTTTAGAGCAGATGTATTCAAACCATACACCTCCTGTAACTCATACCCAGAGGTTCCTTGACGAACACGCTGCTTAGTAACAACAAAGTCCCAACTACCATTCATTTCATTGTGAGCTAAACCGCCCATAATAAACAATACATAATCCATAGTAGGAGCGTCAAACGTAAGCAAAATAGGTACAAAGGCCTTCTCACGCTGAAATGAGCAGAACTCAAGAGTGAGAACCTTTGTCCTCATGATCTCATCAGTAGGCTGACTAAATGACTGATTTGATCCAACAGGAAGCGTATAAGGTCCCATTTGTAAATCGGGATCAGAAAATCTGTAAAACATAGTAGAGTATATTAAAAACATACGATGGAATGCCGTTGGTCAGACCCATGTGCTTCTGTCTAAAGGAAAATGTAACAGTAGCAGGAGCCCTCGAAGTGTAT
Proteins encoded in this region:
- a CDS encoding Rtr1/RPAP2 family protein — protein: MSSSNGLGPSDRLSYVLANQLSTDSISELLENTVLRPPSENPSNSQLFHRFLELVTSECSSGSRFHCGGPESCCAPCRVLHHHIKTYVDVATLDEIQSLRKECGLCGYVYCNSRLIRGSKGGSGSSTFKIDLSSQRVFRRDVYDSFCSSVCIDKNEDVTAAASNSPMETGVITPRAVRNSSTKSLQTLVSGMLKLASCERLVEPSKVNRVTVPTPVYRGHDPEMLNDKCVMFNYKSISDVRHVRFAEPLESVECISPRRIVELSAPSDDISVDPSSVASAVSDSDVTKNAVKDGYLDNSDLYDLSEISKPRVSLLKCLNLFSILWYTLSTCITYKTREYLNVGNVTGCSFDDKSRAWYKALLVYVPEVLLPTLSEPLQCLVSTFRIGKNTPELESHHFRVLSHVLLYVLLRDGDRVLTFVSNRGDLERLLREVEDYLTKSCMLQSDSISVLYELFTECE
- a CDS encoding Zinc knuckle family protein — translated: MDSNRFDTVTSGSAVDSRRSTKRKSRFDTPASVPTTWSSATSLPEASHNAGNQVLPHASTHLGFGCQQQPPPPPPPMSAAVSLGATHTKDALSAGYNTGRTVDSRFGYAAVYHPPPPPPPPVPSRFMDTRPSAPLKVVDPSPLETCNVGVMASFFLRLKSTSSDFEPYKPLPAGTMLPEHKVPSSVTELINLRVLDFYDELEDLLDSYESCIPPGDSGFDYSRRKATNANKYRSMPLNIVSEDEFRRQQLSASCDLASGYRGSSLGFTGADKVAGEDAFDSFRRKRASDYHENRAFKDIARRDPSVMVVTSHDLCYKCNRPGHHAKDCSPTVM
- a CDS encoding putative HSP60 fold T-complex protein 1 theta subunit: MFAQRFGPQALMRSGGRMLGPSDNAIVRNIEACAAIADMLKTSLGPNGMKKLIVNHIEKRFVTSDCETILSGVDVQHPAAKVLAMAVQTMQNEFGDGTNTLIALAGEMLSNAALLIEEGLHISDIRLGYELGYKRLLELFDNEVVWEVSNIRDESQLKDVVGTCIAGKHISRPEFITSLVAKACASIIPPDAKQFDVDNVRVLKITGGSLDQSSVMNGMAIVREVSGMVKKVGRTKVLVIAGGLEFAGTEAKSTVMLHSAEELLNFTKGEEAEMERVIRSIKDRGVGCVIANGAVSDLALHYCNAMGIMVVKITSKFELRRLCRSLGATAVVKFESPSEDDLGIVESVEMVDISSHKTLIFQAVDHRLSTIILKGATQGMLDEIERAIDDALCSISAAIRDPRYLPGGGAFEIEMARQLAKFSQTLSGLEQHAARKFAESFEVIPKVLASNAGHDATVVITELYAAHDSGDRFACVSSDLESRLSDAKLERVYDHYIVKMFSIKLAYEAVSTILSVDQLIMAKPAGGPKPREPGPPDL
- a CDS encoding Zinc finger C3HC4 type (RING finger) family protein — its product is MGNKISCHLPWRKDHDDGPVEAAPPQSIIMDTSTNIFVRQLINSMAQDNPSAENKMLSIGRSSLSGVRPMGAAVAVPKSGISLELMGNEKFMLCFQYTSRAPATVTFSFRQKHMGLTNGIPSFSDPDLQMGPYTLPVGSNQSFSQPTDEIMRTKVLTLEFCSFQREKAFVPILLTFDAPTMDYVLFIMGGLAHNEMNGSWDFVVTKQRVRQGTSGYELQEVYGLNTSALNSSAPGDSDEDIGRQRRCVVCLTNMKDTVVMPCRHMCLCHECASYMVSEHQFCPMCRSAISHICHMSQVSGS